CCTATTCGAAGCCGAACAGGTGCCATCTGCCCATGATCAACTCGGTGAATTACGGGCGGACGCCGGACCACCGGTAATCAACGCCGGTACAAACGAGATACGCTGCGCCGGGTCGCCTTCATCAGAGTGGCTCAGCGGGTCGGTATCCCGTTGCGGATGGTGGCGGACGCGCTGGATTCCTTGCCTGAGGGTCGTACCCCGACACGTCAGGACTGGGCCGAGCGCTCGGCCTCCTGGCGGGCGGAGCTGACCGTACGGATCGATCAGATGACCCGGCTGCGCGACGATCTCTCGGACTGCATCGGCTGTGGCTGCCTGTCGCTCGACCGGTGCAAACTGCGCAATCTCGACGACAACCTGGGCGACGAGGGTGCCGGGCCGCGGCGGCTGCTCGTCGACGAACTGCGCGACGACGGCTGACGTGCCGCACCGCGAATCCGCGACCTGCCCCGGTGTCCACGTGGATGCCTCGCTCATATCGCGAGACGCAGCCCCGAGGCGCCGCTGTGATCACGGGTGGCGTTCACCTGAGAGTTATTGACACGTTACGTGAACGTGACATGATCATCATCATGCGACTGACTCAGGTTCTCAGACTGGCCGCGGTCGCGGCCCTGGCGGCCGGCACTGCTCTTGGCACGGCCGCGACAGCTGTCACAACCACTGCGGATACGTCCGATTCCTCGCCGTCGCAGGCGCCGGACCGTGCGGCGAGAGTGATGAGCTTCAACATCCAGCACGGCGTGGGCCTCGACGGCCGGCTCGACCTGCAGCGGATCGCTGATGTGATCGAGACCGAGGACGCCGACATCATCGGCCTGCAAGAGGTGGACCGGCACTGGTCGGAGCGCAGTGACTTCGTCGATCAGGCCGCCTGGCTGGCGCGCGAGCTGAACATGCACGTCGTCTATGGGGCCAACCTTGATCGTGACCCGTTCAATCCGGGTGAGCCGCGTCGTCAGTACGGCACGGCCATCCTGAGCAACGCCCCGATCCTCGAGTGGGACAACACCGATCTGCCGCGCTATGAAGGGCACGAGCAGCGAGGTTTGCTGCGCGCCCGCATCGTCGTCCGGGGTGTGCCACTACAGGTGTACAACACCCACCTGCAGCACAACGACGCCGACGAGCGCATGGAACAGGTCGAGGCGATCAAAGGGCTGATCGGCACGCCTGACGACTCCGTCATCCTGCTCGGTGACCTCAATGCCAGGCCCGATGCGCCCGAGATCGCCGCGATACTGGAGAACCTGGTGGACACCTGGGAGGACGCGGGCCTGGGCGACGGGTACACGTACCCGAGCGACGGCCCCGACCGCCGCATCGATTATGTGCTCAGGTCCGACGACGTCATCACGCGTACCGCGGCGGTGGTCGCGACCGACGCCTCGGATCACCTCCCGGTGTACGCCGACGTGCTGCTGCCCGGGTCGAAGGTCGGGGTCGGCAGGCGAGGTTAGAAGCGGGGGAGGAGATCGGCCACATGCGGCGTGAGGCGGTGTCGTCGTCGGTGATCGCGTCGATCGGCTACGACGCGGACAGCCAGGTGCTCGAGGTCGAGTTCCACTCCGGTGAGCTCTACCGCTATCTCGGTGTACCGGAGTTCGACGTCGCACGCCTCAAGCGTGCCGAGAGCATGGGCCGGTTCCTGAACGAATGGATCAAACCGCGCTACGAGTTCGTCTACGTCGCCCCGCGTTGATCATGGGCAGATGGCACCTGTTCGGCTTCGAATAGGCGGCATATGCCCATGATCAACGGGGAGTTGTGGGGGTTGATGGGCAGGCGGGCAGGTCGGGTAGGCGGGCAGATCGGGCAGATCGGGCAGATCGGGCAGATCGGGTAGGTCGGCCGCGTGTTACTGGAACTGCAGTTGCGGCCCGCTCCCGGATTCCCGGTCGCGGATGAACACAGCCAGGGTCCGGGCGTCGCCACCGGGACCGGCCAGGGCCACGGTCAGCTGCTCTTCTCCCGCTGCGATGCGCTCCTGGAGCAGGTCCGACACGTCGATCCCGTACCACTCGGGAGTGTCCCCGGTCATCGTCACCGTGCCGACAGCATCGCCGAGCTCGGGCTTGGTGTTCCAGGTGAGCGTCTCTTCGTCCCAGGTGTTGTCGGGGACCTCGTAGAGGGTGTGGGTGGTGACGTTGCCGCCGTCGTCGGCCACGTTGCCGTAAAGCCGCAGTGTTGCCAGCCCGAAATCCTCCGGCATGTCGGTCAGGTCGAAACGCAGGAACGTCTGCCGGGCCCAGTCGAGCTCGGGCACCTGCTTGACCACCAGACCTTGGCCGTTGAAGCTCTGACCGGCGTAGGCGCCGCCACGGACGTAGGTGTCGGCCTGCACATCGAACGTGTCGCCCTGGCAGCCCGCTGCCGGCAGCTCCGGCCGGCTGTCCGGATCGACCCGCAGGCTCAGCTGGAACGACGCGCCCCTGCTCGCTTCGGTGTCCACGGCGAAACGCAGCGGGGACGTCGAGAGCACGCTGATCCGGGGATCGGCCTCGATGACTTCGTCGGCGTCGCGGGCGACGTCGAACACGAGGCGCTGTTGCTGCTGGGTCGGATCGGAGACGGAGATGTCGAGCACGTCGCCGTCCTGACGGAGCACCATAGCCGACTGGTGGTAGCTGTGCACCAGATCGGCGGCCGTGGCGCAGGTCCAGTAGTTCGCCGCGAGCAGGGTGGTGCCGTCGTCGTCGCGGATCACGGACTGGACGTCGGCGGTGTTGCCGGTGATCTGGATACCCGTGCCCGCCGCCAGCGCTTCGGCGGCCTGCTCGGTCTGCCCGGCGGTGCGGCCTGGTAACAGGTAGTAGGCGTAGCTCGCATCGGTGGGTGCGTCGCCATGGTCGAACCAGAACGTCGCGTACTCGCGGGTGGCCTCGTCGTCCGGGTGGGCCGGCAGGTTCGCCCCGATGTCCGACCACCGGCCGGTCCGTGCTTCGCCGCGCACACGCAGGGCGTCGTCGCTGGGAAATAGGTACCCGCCCGCGCCGTCGAGATGGAGCCAGGACGGGTTGTCCAGGACGTCATCCATACCGGCAGTCGGCTTGGCGTCTCCGTCCACCGTGAGGGTTGTGCCGCCGTCGGGAACCATGCGGTTCTCGACGGTGGTTTGCGCGGCGACATTGGACGCCTCGATACCCGCGCCGAGCGCCACGATCGTGTCGCCCAGGGTGAACCAGGACTTCTTCCCGGTCAGATCGATCGGCTGACCGGCTTCGTCACGCAGGGCGGTGAAGTGCATGCCGTAGGCGCCGTCGTCGCCGAGGACGGCGCCACCGGCCGTGCCGGCGCCTCGAGGCTGGCGCCACCCGGTGTTGTCCGTGCGGGGATAGCTGTCCTCGGTGGCCACGGTGGTGCCGGCCAGGTGATAGGGGTCGACCGTGGGCCAGAATTCGTCGGCGTACTGGCGGTAGTCGTGATCGTAGACGTAGGTCATGCCCTCACCGGTGTACCAGCCACGTAGATTCTCCCCGTTGCCGGCCTCGTAGCCGGCGATCCGGCTGCTGCGCGCGGAGACGGTGAAGGCCCAGTCGCCCTGGAAATGCGCCTTCCGGTCCATGGCCGGGAACTGTTTGTGCATGGTGAGCGGACCGCGTGGTTCGACGCCGTCGATCGCGTCGCGGATCGCCAGAATGCGGGGGATCGACGTGCCGCCGGCGCGGGGGGCGTCGTACGGGTCGTACCCCTGTTGCGCCATCTCGGCCAGATACGCGCGGATGCGGGGCTGCAGTTCGTCCGGGGCGGCCTCGACGAGGTTGGCGATGGAGTGGAACAGCCCGTGTCCGCCGGTGAGCGTGCTGCGTCCGATCCGGGAGATGTCCCGCCCCCGAGTGTGGTCGAACAACTGACCGGCGAACGTGATCGGCTCATACGAGTCGAAGATCCAGTTCCACACATTGGCCACGTTCGGGTCGGTGACCTCCCACGGGGTTCCGGCGAGCAGGTTCAGCGTCCGGGACAGTCCGCCCATCAGCACCAGCCCGTATGAACCGGTGTAGGCGATGTCGTTGTGCTGGACGAACGAGCCGTCGCGGTAGAAACCATCACCACTGGTGACGTACTCGAATACCTGGCTGAGCGCGTCCCTTCCCTCGGCGATGCCGTCGCTGTCCTCGTCGAGCAGGCCCCATCGGATGACGATCCACGCCTTGTCGATCCGGTTGGCACCGGTCTCGATCACGCCGGGATGCCGGACCCGCTTGGTCGCGTCCGGAACGTGGTAGCGGACCGCGTCGAGCAGTCGCTGCCGCACGTCAGCAGGTGTCTCTTCGTACATCAGGGCCAGGGCGTCGGTGACGGCGGCTGGGGTGCCGATCTCCCACCACCACCAGTTGTCGTATTGCTGCGAGCCGACGTGGTAGTGCTGGCGCTCCAGCCAGTCGAGGCCGAAGACGATCGCATCGGCCAGCTGAGGGTCGCCCTCGAGCGCGGCTCCTTTGGTCTGGTAGACGATCGCCATGGTGCGCAGCCGCTGGGCGGAGTTGCCGAAATCCGACTCGGCGGTCTCCATGTCCGGCCACAGATACTCCGGATCACCCTCGGTATTCATGGTGTCCAGATGATCCTGGGCGTCGGCATTGAGGCTGTCGATGAGCGGCGCCAGCTGCGGATCATCGGGATGGAAGTCCCGGCCGCCGGTCAGAGACTCGACCAGCCGGTGACGCATATCGACGAATGCCGGTTTTCCGGTCGAGACATGATCAGGCACCGGCGCGTTCGGGGGCGGGCTGGCCGAGCCAGGAGCCAACATCATCGGAGTGATCAGTGCGGCCGCGACCGTGGCGATGGCGGCGTGGAACAGACGTGATCGCATCAGTGAAACCTCCTCGGGCTGGGGTGGCGATGGGCGGGTTTTACTTGAGCGCGCCGACGGTCATGCCGACGTGGATACGGTTCTGGAAGATCAGGTAAACGGCGAGCAGGGGGAACATGGCGATCATCAGACCCGCGAACAGTGCGCTGTAGTCGGCCGCATAGCCCTGGCTCACCGACAACGCGGCGAGTCCCTGTGTGAGGACGTACTTGTCCTGGTCGGAGACGAGCACCAGTGGAAGCAGGTACTGGTTCCACAGACCGAGAAAGTTGAAGATGCCGATGCTGATGATTCCGGGCCGGGCCATCGGCAACATCACCCGGAAGAACACCCCGAACTGGGAGGCGCCGTCGATCAGCGCCGCTTCGGCGATAGC
This portion of the Phytoactinopolyspora mesophila genome encodes:
- a CDS encoding endonuclease/exonuclease/phosphatase family protein encodes the protein MRLTQVLRLAAVAALAAGTALGTAATAVTTTADTSDSSPSQAPDRAARVMSFNIQHGVGLDGRLDLQRIADVIETEDADIIGLQEVDRHWSERSDFVDQAAWLARELNMHVVYGANLDRDPFNPGEPRRQYGTAILSNAPILEWDNTDLPRYEGHEQRGLLRARIVVRGVPLQVYNTHLQHNDADERMEQVEAIKGLIGTPDDSVILLGDLNARPDAPEIAAILENLVDTWEDAGLGDGYTYPSDGPDRRIDYVLRSDDVITRTAAVVATDASDHLPVYADVLLPGSKVGVGRRG
- a CDS encoding KTSC domain-containing protein, with translation MRREAVSSSVIASIGYDADSQVLEVEFHSGELYRYLGVPEFDVARLKRAESMGRFLNEWIKPRYEFVYVAPR
- a CDS encoding polysaccharide lyase family 8 super-sandwich domain-containing protein → MRSRLFHAAIATVAAALITPMMLAPGSASPPPNAPVPDHVSTGKPAFVDMRHRLVESLTGGRDFHPDDPQLAPLIDSLNADAQDHLDTMNTEGDPEYLWPDMETAESDFGNSAQRLRTMAIVYQTKGAALEGDPQLADAIVFGLDWLERQHYHVGSQQYDNWWWWEIGTPAAVTDALALMYEETPADVRQRLLDAVRYHVPDATKRVRHPGVIETGANRIDKAWIVIRWGLLDEDSDGIAEGRDALSQVFEYVTSGDGFYRDGSFVQHNDIAYTGSYGLVLMGGLSRTLNLLAGTPWEVTDPNVANVWNWIFDSYEPITFAGQLFDHTRGRDISRIGRSTLTGGHGLFHSIANLVEAAPDELQPRIRAYLAEMAQQGYDPYDAPRAGGTSIPRILAIRDAIDGVEPRGPLTMHKQFPAMDRKAHFQGDWAFTVSARSSRIAGYEAGNGENLRGWYTGEGMTYVYDHDYRQYADEFWPTVDPYHLAGTTVATEDSYPRTDNTGWRQPRGAGTAGGAVLGDDGAYGMHFTALRDEAGQPIDLTGKKSWFTLGDTIVALGAGIEASNVAAQTTVENRMVPDGGTTLTVDGDAKPTAGMDDVLDNPSWLHLDGAGGYLFPSDDALRVRGEARTGRWSDIGANLPAHPDDEATREYATFWFDHGDAPTDASYAYYLLPGRTAGQTEQAAEALAAGTGIQITGNTADVQSVIRDDDGTTLLAANYWTCATAADLVHSYHQSAMVLRQDGDVLDISVSDPTQQQQRLVFDVARDADEVIEADPRISVLSTSPLRFAVDTEASRGASFQLSLRVDPDSRPELPAAGCQGDTFDVQADTYVRGGAYAGQSFNGQGLVVKQVPELDWARQTFLRFDLTDMPEDFGLATLRLYGNVADDGGNVTTHTLYEVPDNTWDEETLTWNTKPELGDAVGTVTMTGDTPEWYGIDVSDLLQERIAAGEEQLTVALAGPGGDARTLAVFIRDRESGSGPQLQFQ